Proteins found in one Tepidamorphus gemmatus genomic segment:
- a CDS encoding TetR/AcrR family transcriptional regulator, with product MPNHSALPRTEPRSGVRQENEAQILKAAEAVFAEYGFKGATTQMIAERAGIPKANLHYYFPTKLKLYRTVVDNIFQIWLRSAQSFDDCDDPVEALTRYIGEKMEISRAHPNGSKVWANEILHKAPVIQDYLETTLRDWTDGRVAVIRRWINEGRIAPVDPYYLLYMIWATTQHYADFSHQIATLNGGEPLSDEQFERAKRTVVEIILKGIGATPAPRKARPSIRRL from the coding sequence ATGCCCAACCATTCGGCACTGCCGCGAACCGAGCCGAGAAGCGGCGTCCGCCAGGAGAACGAGGCCCAGATCCTGAAAGCCGCCGAGGCGGTGTTCGCCGAGTACGGCTTCAAGGGTGCAACCACGCAGATGATCGCCGAACGGGCCGGCATCCCCAAGGCGAACCTGCACTACTACTTCCCGACCAAGCTCAAGCTGTACCGGACGGTCGTCGACAACATCTTCCAGATCTGGCTGCGCTCGGCGCAATCCTTCGACGATTGCGACGATCCGGTCGAGGCGCTGACCCGCTACATCGGCGAGAAGATGGAGATCTCGCGCGCCCATCCGAACGGCTCGAAGGTGTGGGCCAACGAGATCCTGCACAAGGCGCCGGTCATCCAGGACTATCTGGAGACGACGCTGAGAGACTGGACCGACGGCCGGGTCGCGGTGATCCGCCGCTGGATTAACGAGGGGCGCATCGCGCCGGTCGATCCGTATTACCTGCTCTACATGATCTGGGCGACGACCCAGCACTATGCCGATTTCAGCCACCAGATCGCCACGCTGAATGGCGGCGAGCCGCTCTCCGACGAGCAGTTCGAGAGGGCGAAGCGCACGGTGGTGGAGATCATCCTGAAAGGCATCGGCGCAACACCGGCGCCGCGCAAGGCAAGGCCGTCGATCCGCCGGCTGTGA
- a CDS encoding glycosyltransferase family 2 protein, translating to MTASTRRPRISLVVPTRDRAFTLAQTLRTCVAQDYPELEIVVHDNASGPDTAAAVARFDDPRLRYFRSETRLSMRANWEAALARTTGDYIVFIGDDDLVTLGGISRLAGLIAETGAEAIKWTSVNYIWPNRSTTEAGYLILKHSKLFWDYTVYGGGAILDAMFEGRLRMSMRTFHVYHGCISRRIIDDVKASTRQYFCYHIPDVYTAFANVFVTDRILFVRHPITSFGHSASSNAMSFYQDATGAAEAGGETPYAKFVSEIDADREAPWPYNPFIKAMSYHGLVSLHIANEMFATGRRINVEAWLGHALAETVADPIYLAEAHKAPVIYAFDRMLKERLPPAPEIAVSAHGKRIRAHGTRRRLNKLDVPTALDGEDNSFTAARVLDRLTDTGYRIAPRGPLSTARHAWHWFRLQARAGEYLR from the coding sequence CGCAGACGCTGAGGACCTGCGTGGCGCAGGATTATCCGGAGCTGGAGATCGTCGTTCACGACAATGCCAGTGGACCGGACACCGCCGCGGCGGTGGCCCGCTTCGACGATCCGCGGCTGCGCTACTTCCGGTCCGAAACCCGCCTGTCGATGCGGGCGAACTGGGAAGCCGCGCTGGCGCGCACCACCGGCGACTACATCGTGTTCATCGGCGACGACGACCTGGTGACGCTCGGCGGCATCTCGCGGCTCGCCGGGCTGATCGCCGAGACCGGCGCCGAGGCGATCAAGTGGACCTCGGTCAACTACATCTGGCCGAACCGCTCCACCACCGAGGCCGGCTACCTGATCCTGAAGCATTCCAAGCTGTTCTGGGATTACACCGTCTATGGCGGCGGCGCGATCCTCGATGCGATGTTCGAGGGCCGGCTGCGCATGTCGATGCGCACCTTCCACGTCTATCACGGCTGCATCTCGCGGCGGATCATCGATGACGTCAAGGCCAGCACGCGGCAGTACTTCTGCTATCATATCCCGGACGTCTACACCGCCTTCGCCAATGTTTTCGTCACCGACCGGATCCTGTTCGTCCGCCACCCGATCACCAGCTTCGGACATTCGGCGAGCTCGAATGCGATGTCGTTCTACCAGGATGCGACCGGCGCGGCCGAGGCCGGCGGCGAGACGCCCTACGCGAAGTTCGTCAGCGAGATCGACGCCGACCGCGAGGCGCCGTGGCCCTACAATCCCTTCATCAAGGCGATGAGCTATCACGGCCTCGTCAGTCTGCACATTGCCAACGAGATGTTCGCCACCGGCCGCAGGATCAATGTCGAGGCCTGGCTCGGCCACGCGCTGGCCGAGACGGTGGCCGACCCGATCTATCTGGCCGAGGCCCACAAGGCGCCTGTGATCTACGCGTTCGACCGGATGCTGAAGGAGCGCCTGCCGCCCGCCCCGGAGATCGCCGTATCGGCGCACGGCAAGCGCATCCGGGCGCACGGCACCCGGCGGCGGCTCAACAAGCTCGATGTTCCCACTGCGCTCGACGGCGAGGACAATTCCTTCACCGCCGCCCGGGTGCTGGATCGGCTGACCGATACCGGCTACCGGATCGCCCCGCGCGGCCCCCTGTCGACCGCCCGCCACGCCTGGCACTGGTTCCGGCTGCAGGCACGGGCCGGCGAATACCTGCGGTAG